A single region of the Micropterus dolomieu isolate WLL.071019.BEF.003 ecotype Adirondacks linkage group LG18, ASM2129224v1, whole genome shotgun sequence genome encodes:
- the pth4 gene encoding parathyroid hormone 4, whose amino-acid sequence MQMSHRPVQWLAVMFLVVFTTTQCQENESRRAVSEHQLMHDRGRSIQSLKRLIWLSSAIEGLHTAQTRSAAFNPTKALDLALSPALVPAAGSSQPTRAQSLLRDFFNPYLTQLPDREP is encoded by the exons ATGCAGATGTCCCACAGGCCTGTGCAGTGGCTCGCTGTCATGTTTCTTGTCGTCTTTACAACCACCCAGTGTCAAGAGAACGAGAG TCGCAGAGCTGTGAGCGAACACCAGCTGATGCATGACCGCGGCCGAAGCATCCAGAGTCTCAAAAGACTCATCTGGCTGTCCAGTGCCATCGAGGGTCTCCACACTGCCCAGACACGTTCTGCTGCTTTCAATCCCACAAAAGCCCTGGACCTGGCTCTGAGTCCGGCTCTGGTCCCTGCTGCTGGGAGCTCCCAGCCCACACGGGCACAGAGCCTCCTGAGAGACTTCTTTAATCCATATCTGACTCAACTGCCCGACAGAGAGCCCTAA
- the cept1b gene encoding choline/ethanolaminephosphotransferase 1b isoform X2, whose product MSTTGQQHAGGLRSRRGLSRDKDPGQGMGMETACWLAPGVLRRLIELPSPPLSRHQLKRLEEHRYSSAGRSLLEPLMQRYWEWLVGRVPSWIAPNLITIIGLATNVFTTLVLIYYCPTATEQAPLWAYLLCAVGLFIYQSLDAIDGKQARRTNSSSPLGELFDHGCDSLSTVFVVLGTSIAVQMGTNPDWMFFCCFAGMFMFYCAHWQTYVSGTLRFGIFDITELQLCLAGLQMLTATVGPCLWNMMIPILNIQMKMVPAICTFLGAIFSCTNYFRVIFTGGVGKNGSTIAGTSVLSPVLHIGSVIILAMMIYKKSAVQLFEKHPCLYILAFGFVSAKITNKLVVAHMTKSEMHLHDLAFLGPGLLFLDQYFNSFIDEYLVLWIALIISFFDLVRYCVSVCNQIACHLHIFVFKIKPCSVLSAAPH is encoded by the exons ATGAGCACGACGGGACAGCAGCATGCGGGGGGGCTGCGTTCTCGCCGAGGCCTTAGCCGGGACAAAGACCCCGGGCAGGGCATGGGCATGGAGACGGCCTGCTGGCTGGCCCCCGGAGTGCTGCGCAGGCTTATAGAGCTGCCCTCACCTCCCCTGTCTCGACACCAGCTTAAAAGACTGGAGGAGCACAG GTACAGCAGTGCAGGACGCTCCCTGCTGGAGCCTCTGATGCAGCGTTACTGGGAATGGTTGGTTGGACGAGTCCCTTCTTGGATTGCACCCAACCTCATCACTATCATCGGCCTGGCCACCAACGTCTTCACCACCCTCGTGCTCATCTACTACTGCCCAACGGCCACTGAACAG GCTCCTCTCTGGGCATACCTGTTGTGTGCTGTGGGTCTGTTTATCTATCAGTCATTGGACGCCATTGACGGGAAGCAGGCCAGACGCACCAACAGCAGCTCTCCGCTGGGCGAGCTGTTTGACCATGGCTGTGACTCCCTCTCCACAG TATTTGTGGTGTTGGGAACCAGTATAGCAGTGCAGATGGGTACCAACCCCGACTGGATGTTCTTCTGCTGCTTTGCCGGGATGTTTATGTTCTACTGCGCCCACTGGCAAACATACGTGTCGGGAACGCTGCGCTTCGGCAT ATTTGACATAACAGAGTTGCAGCTCTGTCTAGCAGGATTACAGATGCTCACAGCCACAGTGGGTCCCTGCCTATGGAACATGATG aTTCCAATCCTAAATATCCAGATGAAAATGGTTCCTGCCATCTGCACTTTTTTAGGAGCCATCTTTTCCTGCACCAATTACTTCAGAGTTATTTTTACGGGAGGTGTGGGCAAAAACGGATCCACAATAGCA GGAACCAGCGTTCTCTCTCCGGTCTTGCATATTGGTTCGGTTATAATTTTGGCCATGATGATATACAAGAAGtctgctgtccagctcttcgAGAAACATCCGTGTCTTTACATCCTGGCGTTTGGCTTCGTCTCGGCCAAAATCACCAATAAATTAGTA GTAGCACATATGACTAAAAGTGAGATGCATCTCCACGATTTAGCCTTCCTGGGACCAGGACTACTGTTCCTGGATCAGTATTTCAATAGTTTTATTGATGAGTACCTGGTGCTGTGGATTGCACTG ATCATTTCCTTTTTTGACTTGGTGCGTTACTGTGTCAGTGTTTGCAACCAGATTGCCTGCCATcttcatatttttgtttttaaaatcaagCCTTGTTCAGTGCTCAGTGCAGCTCCTCACTGA
- the cept1b gene encoding choline/ethanolaminephosphotransferase 1b isoform X1: MSTTGQQHAGGLRSRRGLSRDKDPGQGMGMETACWLAPGVLRRLIELPSPPLSRHQLKRLEEHRYSSAGRSLLEPLMQRYWEWLVGRVPSWIAPNLITIIGLATNVFTTLVLIYYCPTATEQAPLWAYLLCAVGLFIYQSLDAIDGKQARRTNSSSPLGELFDHGCDSLSTVFVVLGTSIAVQMGTNPDWMFFCCFAGMFMFYCAHWQTYVSGTLRFGIIDVTEVQIFIIIMYLLAAVGGSAFWQSLIPILNIQMKMVPAICTFLGAIFSCTNYFRVIFTGGVGKNGSTIAGTSVLSPVLHIGSVIILAMMIYKKSAVQLFEKHPCLYILAFGFVSAKITNKLVVAHMTKSEMHLHDLAFLGPGLLFLDQYFNSFIDEYLVLWIALIISFFDLVRYCVSVCNQIACHLHIFVFKIKPCSVLSAAPH; encoded by the exons ATGAGCACGACGGGACAGCAGCATGCGGGGGGGCTGCGTTCTCGCCGAGGCCTTAGCCGGGACAAAGACCCCGGGCAGGGCATGGGCATGGAGACGGCCTGCTGGCTGGCCCCCGGAGTGCTGCGCAGGCTTATAGAGCTGCCCTCACCTCCCCTGTCTCGACACCAGCTTAAAAGACTGGAGGAGCACAG GTACAGCAGTGCAGGACGCTCCCTGCTGGAGCCTCTGATGCAGCGTTACTGGGAATGGTTGGTTGGACGAGTCCCTTCTTGGATTGCACCCAACCTCATCACTATCATCGGCCTGGCCACCAACGTCTTCACCACCCTCGTGCTCATCTACTACTGCCCAACGGCCACTGAACAG GCTCCTCTCTGGGCATACCTGTTGTGTGCTGTGGGTCTGTTTATCTATCAGTCATTGGACGCCATTGACGGGAAGCAGGCCAGACGCACCAACAGCAGCTCTCCGCTGGGCGAGCTGTTTGACCATGGCTGTGACTCCCTCTCCACAG TATTTGTGGTGTTGGGAACCAGTATAGCAGTGCAGATGGGTACCAACCCCGACTGGATGTTCTTCTGCTGCTTTGCCGGGATGTTTATGTTCTACTGCGCCCACTGGCAAACATACGTGTCGGGAACGCTGCGCTTCGGCAT CATTGATGTGACTGAGGTGCAAATCTTCATAATAATCATGTATTTGCTGGCCGCCGTGGGAGGATCTGCTTTTTGGCAGTCACTG aTTCCAATCCTAAATATCCAGATGAAAATGGTTCCTGCCATCTGCACTTTTTTAGGAGCCATCTTTTCCTGCACCAATTACTTCAGAGTTATTTTTACGGGAGGTGTGGGCAAAAACGGATCCACAATAGCA GGAACCAGCGTTCTCTCTCCGGTCTTGCATATTGGTTCGGTTATAATTTTGGCCATGATGATATACAAGAAGtctgctgtccagctcttcgAGAAACATCCGTGTCTTTACATCCTGGCGTTTGGCTTCGTCTCGGCCAAAATCACCAATAAATTAGTA GTAGCACATATGACTAAAAGTGAGATGCATCTCCACGATTTAGCCTTCCTGGGACCAGGACTACTGTTCCTGGATCAGTATTTCAATAGTTTTATTGATGAGTACCTGGTGCTGTGGATTGCACTG ATCATTTCCTTTTTTGACTTGGTGCGTTACTGTGTCAGTGTTTGCAACCAGATTGCCTGCCATcttcatatttttgtttttaaaatcaagCCTTGTTCAGTGCTCAGTGCAGCTCCTCACTGA